CAGCGCAGGCAGTCCTTGATCTCACGATTCAGGGCGCCCAGCGCGCTGGCTTCCAGTAACAAGGCTTCCTGCTCCACCAGTTGTAGTGAAGGCGTGTAAGCGGTTTCCAGCCCGGAACCGGCCAGCAGTTTACCCGGATTGAAGAGATTGTCCGGATCGACCTGTGCTTTGTAGCGGGCAAAGGCTGCAATTTTATCCGGCTCCATCCAGCGCATTTTGGTGATACCGATGCCGTGCTCGCCGGAGATTACGCCGCCCAGGCCCAGGGCGATGGCCATGATCCGGTCCACTACCCGGTCGGCTTCCTGGAGCATGGCGTAATCACTGGAAAGCACCGGAATATTGGTGTGAATGTTACCATCGCCGGCATGCATGTGCAGCGCGACAAACAGGCGGGTCCGGCGTACCTCCTCGTGGATTTCGCGGATACGTCCGCGCACTGCGGCAAACGCATCACCCGCAAACAGGGCCTCCAACGGTTTGCCCACATGTTCCCGGTAGCTCACCCGCAGGACACCGCGTAGCAAGAGGCTGGCCAGTGTGTCGCCTTGATGCACGGCAGACAGCATATGGACATCCAGCAATTCGGGATGCTCCATGGCCGGCATGTCCAGCTTCTCCAGCAGGGATTGCCAGCGCCCGCGTGTGTTGCTGATCAGTGCCCTGGCAGCGGACTTCTTGGCGTCGACGATGGCCTGATCCTCGCTGCTGTCTTCATAGTCCTTGGCCTTGCGGACTTCGGCCAGATCGCCGGCGACATATTCCTCCAGTGCGCTCAGGCTCGCCAGCTTACTGTGGATGGCCTGCTCAATGTTGATTCGCTCGATTGCGCGGCTGTACTGCGCCAGATTTTCCAGAGGAATGACCACATCTTCATTGATTTTGAAGGCGTTGGTGTGGGCGGAAATGGCTGCGGTACGGCTGCGGTCGGCCCAGAAGCGGCGTCGCGACTCGGGTGTGGTAGCGACAAAGCCTTCGCCGCCCCGGGCGTTGGCAATACGCACCACCGCCGCTGCTGCCGCGCCGGCCGCACCGGGGTCGTCACTGGCGATATCGGCGAGCAGCAGCATTTTCGGGCGTTCGTGGCGGGGAGCCTTGTTACTGTACTTGATGGCTTTGAGATAGCGCTCATCCAGATGCTCCAGACCGGTGAGCAAGACGTGCTCCAATCCCTCCACATAGGATTTTACTTCGACGATAGCGGGTACGGCGGCATCCAGATCGCTGCCATAAAATTCCAGACAGACCGTGCGTATATGGGCAGGCATCCGATGCAGCAGGAAACGTCCGGAAGTGATGATCCCGTCGCAGCCTTCCTTCTGGATGCCAGGGAGACCGCCGAGAAACTTGTCGGTGACATCCTTGCCCAGCCCCGCCTTGCGGAAGGCGGTACCAGGCAGGATTAGTGTTTCCGGCTCTCCCAGCGCCGTGTGCCCATCGGCGGCAAAGCGGTTCAGGCGAAACCGGACTTCCGGCTGATCGTGAATCCGGCCAAGATTATGATTCAGGCGCTCCACTTCCAGCCAGTTGCCGTCGGGGGTCACCATGCGCCAGGAGAGCAGGTTGTCCAGGGCCGTGCCCCAGAGTACCGCCTTCTTGCCCCCCGCATTCATGGCGATATTGCCGCCGATGGTGGAGGCATCCAGGGATGTCGGGTCGACGGCGAAGACCAGTCCTGCCGCGTCGGCCGCGTCGGCCACGACCTTGGTGACCACGCCCGCACCAGCGAAGATGCTGTGGACGGCGCCGTTCAGGCCGGGTGGTATGACCTTTTCCACCGCTGAAATCTGCTCCAGCTTTTCGGTGTTGATGACCGCACAGTGGCGGCGCAGAGGAATGGCACCGCCGGTATATCCGGTACCACCACCACGCGGGATGATGGACAATCCGAGTTCCCGGCATGCGGAGACCATGCGCTGGACCTCTTGCTCGTCCACGGGGTAGAGGACGACAAAGGGCAATTCCACACGCCAGTCGGAGGCATCGGTGACGTGAGAGACGCGCGCGTAGGCGCTGAAGTCCACGTTGTCCTTTGCGGTGATCCGGAGCAGGCGGCGCTCCGCTTTCCTGCGCAGCATCAGATCTTCATCAAATTGCCGCGTAAAGCCGCTCACCGCCGCGCGGGCGC
This sequence is a window from Acidithiobacillus ferridurans. Protein-coding genes within it:
- a CDS encoding DUF3683 domain-containing protein yields the protein MNHRLREIPYNYTSYSDAEIVHRLLGADAWRLLEDLRERRVTGRSARMLFEVLGDLWVVQRNPYIQDDLAQNRRRRQALWDALAYRLNDIAGRADGNPLVLRLLNSARAAVSGFTRQFDEDLMLRRKAERRLLRITAKDNVDFSAYARVSHVTDASDWRVELPFVVLYPVDEQEVQRMVSACRELGLSIIPRGGGTGYTGGAIPLRRHCAVINTEKLEQISAVEKVIPPGLNGAVHSIFAGAGVVTKVVADAADAAGLVFAVDPTSLDASTIGGNIAMNAGGKKAVLWGTALDNLLSWRMVTPDGNWLEVERLNHNLGRIHDQPEVRFRLNRFAADGHTALGEPETLILPGTAFRKAGLGKDVTDKFLGGLPGIQKEGCDGIITSGRFLLHRMPAHIRTVCLEFYGSDLDAAVPAIVEVKSYVEGLEHVLLTGLEHLDERYLKAIKYSNKAPRHERPKMLLLADIASDDPGAAGAAAAAVVRIANARGGEGFVATTPESRRRFWADRSRTAAISAHTNAFKINEDVVIPLENLAQYSRAIERINIEQAIHSKLASLSALEEYVAGDLAEVRKAKDYEDSSEDQAIVDAKKSAARALISNTRGRWQSLLEKLDMPAMEHPELLDVHMLSAVHQGDTLASLLLRGVLRVSYREHVGKPLEALFAGDAFAAVRGRIREIHEEVRRTRLFVALHMHAGDGNIHTNIPVLSSDYAMLQEADRVVDRIMAIALGLGGVISGEHGIGITKMRWMEPDKIAAFARYKAQVDPDNLFNPGKLLAGSGLETAYTPSLQLVEQEALLLEASALGALNREIKDCLRCGKCKPVCMTHIPRANLLYSPRNKILATGLLIEAFLYEEQTRRGVSQQHFAALNDVADHCTTCHKCETPCPVDIDFGKVSIQMRNILRARGEKSFNMGTRLAMLYLNSTEPRRVHLIRQGVLQTAYKAQALAHRIFKPLLPKGPPPATTGKAPLRAEVIHFLRKPLPADMGARTMRQLLAIVDDKTVPIIRDSTKVTEDSDAVFYFPGCGSERLFSDIGLATLAMLHHVGAQTVLPPGYLCCGYPQTAGGQEDKGQEVSVRNQVLFHRVANTLNYLDIKTVILSCGTCMDQLLQYQFQQIFPGCRLLDIHEYLMEKGVALDGVEGVQYLYHDPCHSPMKTHKPQAVASQLLGQQVLDSARCCGEAGTLASSRPDIATQLRFRKEEILKEGILQLTGGARAKDGNVRLLTSCPACQQGLERYREDTGLDTDYIVVELARKILGPQWQQGFIDAAHQGGIERVLL